The uncultured Methanomethylovorans sp. genome contains a region encoding:
- the mdh gene encoding malate dehydrogenase, with translation MKKISVIGAGNVGASTVQRLAESKFADIVMLDVVQGLPQGKALDLMQAAPLLGYDVNIKGTNDYRDIEGSDIVVITAGIARKPGMTRDDLLTINAKITKEVCNNIKQYAPKSIVITVTNPLDIITYAVTKYTGFGKNRVFGMSGLLDSARFASFVAQEVGCSVKDVDAMVLGGHGDSMVPLPQYTTVSGVPISQFLPPETIDKLVTRTINAGAEIVSLLKEGSAFYAPSASIVAMVDAIVNDSGRVLPASVYLEGEYGFSDLCLGVPAKIGKNGIEKVIEISLTQEQILALSSSGQAVRSGIEKLNFGNV, from the coding sequence ATGAAAAAAATTTCAGTGATAGGTGCAGGTAATGTGGGTGCTTCCACTGTACAGAGACTTGCAGAGAGCAAATTTGCTGACATTGTTATGCTGGATGTAGTGCAAGGGCTTCCCCAAGGAAAAGCATTAGATCTTATGCAGGCTGCACCTTTGCTAGGTTACGATGTGAATATAAAGGGAACCAATGATTATAGGGATATAGAGGGTTCCGATATCGTTGTTATAACGGCAGGTATAGCACGTAAGCCTGGTATGACAAGGGATGATCTACTAACCATCAATGCAAAGATCACAAAAGAAGTATGCAATAATATCAAGCAGTATGCTCCAAAGAGCATAGTGATCACAGTGACTAATCCACTGGACATCATCACTTATGCTGTAACCAAGTATACTGGATTTGGAAAAAATAGGGTATTTGGTATGAGTGGTCTTTTGGACTCAGCAAGATTCGCCTCGTTTGTGGCTCAAGAAGTAGGCTGTTCTGTAAAGGATGTAGATGCCATGGTCCTTGGCGGACATGGTGATAGCATGGTTCCTTTACCGCAGTACACAACAGTATCTGGAGTTCCTATTTCTCAATTCTTGCCACCGGAAACTATCGACAAACTTGTCACAAGGACCATTAACGCAGGTGCTGAGATAGTCAGTCTTCTTAAGGAAGGAAGTGCATTCTATGCTCCTTCAGCTTCAATTGTAGCGATGGTAGATGCAATTGTAAATGATTCTGGAAGAGTACTTCCAGCCTCTGTTTATCTAGAGGGTGAATATGGTTTCAGTGACCTGTGTCTGGGAGTACCTGCAAAGATTGGAAAAAATGGCATTGAGAAAGTAATTGAGATAAGTCTTACACAAGAACAGATATTAGCACTTTCAAGTTCTGGACAGGCCGTAAGATCTGGTATTGAAAAGCTAAATTTCGGAAATGTATGA
- a CDS encoding PRC-barrel domain-containing protein, translating into MRTDLTSLFGLNVYTDAGTYVGKVADLVLNVEERNVKGIAITDINRDIFDVPTRGAIIPYRWVVTTGDIVIIRSIVSKFKVKKEKEEE; encoded by the coding sequence ATGCGTACGGATTTGACATCACTTTTCGGGCTTAATGTTTACACAGATGCTGGCACATATGTTGGAAAAGTGGCTGACCTTGTATTAAATGTTGAGGAAAGGAACGTTAAAGGTATAGCCATAACTGACATAAATAGGGACATATTTGATGTGCCAACACGGGGTGCGATCATTCCTTATAGATGGGTAGTGACCACCGGGGATATTGTTATAATAAGGAGCATTGTTAGCAAGTTCAAGGTAAAAAAAGAAAAAGAAGAAGAGTAA
- a CDS encoding tRNA(His) guanylyltransferase Thg1 family protein, which translates to MKKREIYSDLRCAPPFIIRVDGRTFRNSLSRMGFEKPFDSRFAVSMGNTVEMLFKKSGLSPVFGYTFSDEINLLFKDLPFDGRVEKLNSIVPSFLSSSLSLSLNSQEPLAFDSRIIPVCREKISEYLDWRQKEAWRNCINSYAFYTLVSQGSSEKEAAAILKRERSSNRHELLFKFGINISKVPAWQRKGILVHKEKYSIEGYNPLMRQKTSSFRSRIVQNWDIPLFTSTEGKALIDSLIADS; encoded by the coding sequence ATGAAGAAGCGAGAGATCTACAGTGATCTGCGCTGTGCTCCTCCTTTTATTATCCGTGTAGACGGCAGGACCTTCAGAAACTCACTGTCACGCATGGGTTTTGAGAAGCCCTTTGATAGTAGGTTTGCAGTTTCTATGGGTAATACTGTAGAAATGCTATTCAAAAAAAGTGGTTTATCACCTGTTTTTGGATATACCTTCTCAGATGAGATCAATCTATTGTTCAAAGATCTACCATTTGATGGAAGGGTGGAAAAACTAAACTCCATCGTACCCAGTTTTTTGAGCAGTTCTCTTTCTCTGAGTTTGAACTCACAGGAACCTCTTGCTTTCGACTCACGCATTATTCCTGTTTGCCGGGAGAAGATATCGGAATATTTAGACTGGAGGCAGAAAGAAGCGTGGAGAAATTGTATCAATTCATATGCTTTCTATACTCTTGTATCACAGGGATCAAGTGAAAAGGAAGCTGCAGCTATCCTAAAAAGAGAAAGGTCCTCCAATAGGCATGAGCTGCTTTTCAAATTTGGCATTAACATTTCAAAGGTGCCTGCCTGGCAAAGAAAAGGAATACTTGTTCATAAAGAGAAATACTCTATTGAAGGGTATAATCCTCTGATGCGACAGAAGACAAGCAGTTTTCGTTCCAGGATTGTTCAGAACTGGGATATACCTCTTTTTACTTCTACTGAGGGGAAAGCTCTTATTGATTCATTGATTGCGGACAGTTAA
- a CDS encoding tyrosine--tRNA ligase, translated as MDRLELIKRNVQEIVTEEELQELLKNKDSPVAYVGYEPSGKIHLGHVLTVNKLLDLQNAGFQIIVLLADVHAYLNQKGSLEEVRKTADYNRDCFVALGLDAQKTKFVYGSDFQLTPDYMLNVLKLTTTASLNRARRSMDEVGRKMDDPKVSQMVYPMMQAIDIALLGVDVAVGGIDQRKIHMLAREGLPALGFKSPLCIHTPILLGLDGKKMSSSSGNFISVDDSEEEINQKMKKAFCPAGEVSENPMLELFRYHICPRYGEIIFERPEKYGGNLVCRGYTELTTVFSEGTLHPMDLKKGAAKYMNLILEPVRKVLRNA; from the coding sequence ATGGACAGACTGGAGCTTATAAAAAGGAACGTACAGGAAATTGTTACAGAAGAAGAGCTACAAGAACTTCTAAAAAATAAGGATAGCCCTGTTGCGTATGTGGGTTATGAGCCCAGTGGCAAGATACATTTAGGCCATGTGCTTACGGTCAATAAACTTCTGGATCTGCAGAATGCCGGTTTTCAAATCATTGTTTTGCTTGCAGATGTGCATGCATACCTGAATCAAAAAGGGTCTCTGGAAGAAGTGCGCAAAACCGCTGATTATAACAGGGATTGTTTCGTAGCTTTGGGCCTTGATGCACAGAAAACAAAGTTCGTGTATGGTTCTGATTTCCAGCTAACTCCCGATTACATGCTTAATGTGCTCAAACTAACCACCACTGCATCTCTTAATAGGGCAAGGCGAAGCATGGATGAGGTCGGCAGAAAGATGGATGATCCCAAGGTTTCCCAGATGGTCTATCCTATGATGCAGGCAATTGACATTGCTCTTCTTGGCGTGGATGTAGCTGTTGGAGGCATTGACCAGCGGAAGATACACATGCTTGCCAGGGAAGGTCTGCCAGCTCTGGGTTTCAAATCTCCTCTTTGCATACACACCCCTATACTTCTGGGCCTGGACGGAAAAAAGATGTCCTCTTCAAGTGGTAATTTCATTTCAGTGGATGATTCGGAAGAAGAGATAAATCAAAAGATGAAAAAAGCTTTCTGTCCTGCAGGTGAGGTATCTGAGAATCCGATGCTGGAATTATTCAGATACCATATTTGTCCCAGATATGGGGAAATTATATTTGAAAGGCCGGAAAAATATGGTGGGAACCTTGTGTGCAGGGGTTATACTGAACTTACTACAGTTTTTTCAGAAGGGACTCTACATCCTATGGACCTGAAAAAAGGTGCTGCTAAGTACATGAATCTGATACTTGAGCCTGTCAGGAAGGTTCTGAGAAATGCTTGA
- a CDS encoding cation:proton antiporter: protein MEDSLLTDINIIFGMSIFILLIFYRLRIPLVVGFLLTGIIVGPHGLGAVTSLEQVETVSDIGVILLMFTIGAELSLRDLWEIKRSVLIGGSLQVVLTIIATYYLAMKMGMNAPSALFIGFLISLSSTAIVLKQLQERSEIYTPQGSISLAILIFQDIVTVPMILLTPVLAGSTDGFGSSLPILLIKAMLIISIVVVSARTFVPYLLYQIAKTRNRELFLLSIVFIGLTVAWITAYIGLSLALGAFLAGLIISESEYSHQALGNLMPFKDMFMSFFFVSIGMLLDIHNVFVNFTWLIYMALVVLLLKATVSGAVTYLLGYPFRTAILVGLALGQVGEFSFVLSKTGLDLGLLDSTTYQSFLAVSIITMGATSIVIEMSPRVADMAQKAPHIPERMKQGLYAAKLAPGKKEEELSDHAIIVGFGFNGKTISKAARASGIPYVILEMNPDTVKKERAMGENICFGDATQYSIMQHVSIAKARVIVIGISDPLATRKIIDLARKMSPNVYIIARTRFLSEMGPLYQLGADEVVTEEYETSIEVFARLMERYLVPRDQIEKFIDEVRADGYKMLRSYAGEEINAGKIQTCLPGMQMLSLKVERDSYLVGKAIAETGLRKEYGVTLLAIQRKENIISNPDSNAVLEVNDLCILLGSAEDTSKVRQLFKSNYLLKP, encoded by the coding sequence ATGGAAGACTCACTACTCACAGATATTAATATAATATTCGGGATGTCCATATTCATCCTACTGATCTTTTATAGATTAAGAATACCTCTTGTAGTAGGTTTTCTGCTCACTGGAATAATCGTAGGTCCACATGGTTTGGGAGCAGTTACTTCTCTAGAACAGGTAGAAACTGTATCTGATATTGGTGTAATTCTCCTAATGTTTACCATTGGTGCGGAACTGTCTTTAAGAGATTTATGGGAAATTAAACGTTCTGTACTGATAGGCGGCTCTTTGCAAGTAGTACTAACAATAATAGCAACATACTACTTAGCTATGAAGATGGGGATGAACGCCCCATCTGCACTGTTTATTGGCTTTCTCATATCTCTTAGTAGCACTGCTATTGTACTCAAGCAACTTCAGGAAAGGTCTGAGATATATACACCACAGGGCAGTATCTCCCTTGCCATTCTTATCTTTCAGGATATAGTAACTGTACCTATGATACTGTTGACACCTGTACTTGCTGGGTCAACTGATGGTTTTGGCAGCTCATTACCAATATTACTAATAAAAGCGATGTTAATAATTAGTATTGTAGTTGTCAGTGCAAGAACATTTGTACCATATCTTCTTTATCAAATAGCTAAGACGCGCAACCGTGAGTTATTCCTGTTAAGCATAGTGTTTATTGGGTTGACTGTTGCATGGATCACAGCATACATTGGTCTTTCTCTTGCTTTAGGTGCATTCCTTGCAGGGCTTATAATTTCAGAATCTGAGTACAGTCATCAGGCTTTGGGTAATTTGATGCCATTCAAAGATATGTTCATGAGCTTTTTCTTTGTATCTATTGGAATGCTCCTTGACATTCATAATGTTTTTGTGAATTTTACATGGCTTATATATATGGCATTAGTGGTTCTTTTGTTAAAAGCAACGGTGTCTGGTGCGGTAACTTACTTACTTGGTTATCCTTTCAGAACAGCTATACTTGTGGGCCTTGCTCTTGGACAAGTAGGAGAATTCTCTTTCGTGCTCTCAAAGACTGGCCTTGATCTTGGTCTTCTTGATAGCACTACATACCAAAGTTTTTTGGCAGTATCCATAATAACCATGGGTGCTACATCTATAGTAATTGAAATGTCTCCCCGAGTAGCTGATATGGCCCAAAAAGCGCCTCATATTCCTGAAAGAATGAAACAGGGTCTATATGCAGCTAAACTTGCTCCTGGTAAGAAAGAAGAAGAACTAAGCGATCATGCGATTATAGTAGGCTTTGGATTCAATGGAAAGACTATTTCTAAAGCTGCCCGTGCAAGTGGCATCCCTTATGTAATACTTGAAATGAATCCTGATACTGTCAAAAAGGAAAGGGCAATGGGTGAAAACATCTGTTTTGGTGATGCAACACAATATTCAATAATGCAACATGTATCGATAGCAAAGGCAAGAGTTATTGTTATTGGTATTTCAGATCCGCTGGCCACTCGTAAGATCATAGATCTTGCAAGGAAAATGAGTCCTAATGTATATATTATAGCAAGGACACGTTTCCTTAGCGAGATGGGTCCTCTATATCAGCTAGGGGCAGATGAAGTAGTAACTGAAGAATACGAGACTTCCATTGAGGTATTTGCAAGATTAATGGAAAGATATTTGGTACCACGGGACCAGATAGAGAAATTTATCGATGAAGTGAGGGCTGATGGTTATAAGATGCTGCGCAGCTATGCTGGTGAGGAAATAAATGCGGGGAAAATACAAACCTGCCTTCCCGGCATGCAGATGCTATCACTGAAGGTAGAACGCGACTCCTATCTTGTCGGAAAGGCCATTGCTGAAACTGGGCTTCGAAAGGAATACGGAGTAACCTTACTTGCTATCCAGCGTAAAGAAAATATTATATCAAATCCTGATTCAAATGCTGTGCTTGAGGTAAATGACTTGTGCATATTACTTGGGTCGGCAGAGGATACTTCAAAAGTAAGGCAGTTGTTTAAATCCAATTATCTATTGAAGCCTTAA